The following proteins are co-located in the Neodiprion virginianus isolate iyNeoVirg1 chromosome 6, iyNeoVirg1.1, whole genome shotgun sequence genome:
- the LOC124307300 gene encoding hepatic leukemia factor, which translates to MGSNGHSSRLVCNDGNVSSAFSALHLLRSYSLLAPPADLTRFDHFTSREYGFGEPERPRGLTTGETPLSPLTATFALPAGLLQPPVLTAVPPFIQSRNVAQPNPDVTYNALLGRHFMNTDGSATAALQKRLRGGKKPIPTEQKDEKYYERRKRNNEAAKKSRDARKIREDHIALKALMLEHENAILKVQIASLREEAQSLRHVLIKQQTSGISQVSPIDATTTGNNRDPRSQPRSTAASVPCRA; encoded by the exons ATGGGTTCGAACGGTCACAGTTCGAGGTTAGTGTGCAACGATGGCAACGTTTCCAGTGCCTTTTCTGCCCTGCATCTGCTCAGAAGCTACAGTCTACTCGCCCCGCCAGCAG ATCTCACCAGATTTGATCATTTTACGAGCCGTGAGTACGGTTTTGGAGAACCCGAGAGGCCTCGAGGATTAACAACTGGAGAAACTCCCTTGTCACCGCTGACTGCAACGTTTGCACTTCCGGCTGGTCTCCTACAGCCACCTGTGCTTACAGCAGTACCGCCGTTTATCCAATCGAGAAATGTCGCTCAGCCGAACCCCGACGTCACATACA ATGCCCTTCTCGGACGTCACTTCATGAACACCGATGGATCTGCTACGGCTGCCCTTCAAAAGCGGCTGCGTGGCGGCAAAAAGCCGATTCCCACCGAGCAGAAGGACGAGAAGTACtacgaaagaagaaaacgcAATAACGAAGCCGCAAAGAAGTCTAGGGATGCGCGAAAGATCCGCGAGGATCAT ATTGCGCTGAAGGCCTTGATGCTGGAACATGAAAACGCAATTCTGAAGGTCCAAATTGCGAGCTTGAGGGAGGAGGCGCAGTCCCTTCGGCACGTGTTGATCAAGCAACAAACCTCGGGAATTTCACAGGTCAGCCCTATCGACGCCACAACGACGGGGAATAATCGGGATCCCAGATCTCAACCGCGGTCGACGGCCGCCTCGGTACCTTGTCGGGCCTAA
- the LOC124307169 gene encoding 3-oxoacyl-[acyl-carrier-protein] reductase FabG-like, whose protein sequence is MSFAGKVVLITGASSGIGAATAIHLSRLGASLSITGRNLENLKKVADKCAEPKPILITGELTNEADTKKILDCTIKHYGKLDVLINNAGILESGSIENTSLEQFDRLFNVNVRSIYHLTMLAVPHLIETKGNIVNVSSVNGVRAFAGVLSYCMSKSAIDQFTRCVALELADKQVRVNSVNPGVVVTNLHKSSGMGEEQLKAFFERSKTTHALGRPGDVIEVASAIAFLASSDASFITGVSLPVDGGRHAMCPR, encoded by the exons ATGTCATTCGCTGGAAAAGTCGTCTTGATCACAGGTGCCAGTTCTGGAATTGGCGCAGCCACAGCAATCCACCTTTCTCGGCTCGGAGCGTCCttatcgattacaggaagaAATTTGGAGAACTTGAAAAAGGTTGCGGACAAGTGCGCTGAGCCGAAACCCATTCTTATCACCGGCGAGCTGACCAATGAGGctgatacgaaaaaaattctcgattGCACGATTAAACACTACGGAAAACTAGATGTCCTCATCAACAATGCTGGAATCTTGGAATCTGGTTCAATTGAAAATACCAGCCTCGAGCAGTTCGATAG attattcaACGTCAATGTTCGCTCGATATATCATCTGACGATGCTTGCCGTACCACATTTGATCGAGACGAAGGGCAACATTGTCAACGTTTCGAGTGTCAACGGTGTCCGAGCGTTCGCTGGAGTCTTATCATATTGTATGAGCAAATCTGCAATCGATCAATTTACCAGATGTGTTGCCTTGGAACTTGCGGATAAACAG gTTCGCGTAAACAGCGTTAACCCTGGAGTGGTAGTCACAAATCTACATAAGAGCAGTGGGATGGGAGAAGAGCAACTGAAAGCATTTTTTGAACGCAGCAAGACGACTCATGCTCTCGGTAGACCTGGAGATGTGATTGAAGTCGCCAGCGCGATAGCATTTCTCGCTAGCAGCGATGCTAGCTTTATCACTGGCGTTTCATTACCAGTCGATGGAGGCAGGCACGCCATGTGTCCTCGATGA